In one window of Macrotis lagotis isolate mMagLag1 chromosome 5, bilby.v1.9.chrom.fasta, whole genome shotgun sequence DNA:
- the C5H17orf50 gene encoding uncharacterized protein C17orf50 homolog isoform X2, which translates to MDKRCNGLKIPLWKKETGDLLDNEVEDGDNNEEEDSDKKDSDESENDSEKEGDYWESGQELQNGEGKDKGSVSYSPLRQEISASEVSSLRHSESGFWNWLSPLTFLSSLALPMDRKRIQPGEVCLLEKLRSNEMPCSRCEILFCRKCETLHYDPNYIEHCILDHWEGDEPSGCGLGGMRPCQVVSKLSPIKGVPDQEEYEEEQTSPSQEMTLVITPPLVGEEDIQ; encoded by the exons GTCTGAAGATCCCTCTGTGGAAGAAGGAGACTGGAGACCTCCTGGACAATGAGGTGGAAGATGGTGACAACAATGAGGAGGAGGATTCAGATAAGAAGGATTCTGATGAATCAGAGAACGATTCAGAGAAGGAGGGGGACTACTGGGAATCTGGGCAGGAGCTTCAGAATGGTGAAGGGAAAGACAAGGGCTCTGTGTCTTATAGCCCTCTCCGCCAAGAGATCAGTGCATCTGAGGTGTCATCTCTGAGGCACTCTGAGAGTGGATTCTGGAACTGGCTCAGTCCCCTCACCTTCCTCTCCAGCCTGGCTTTACCTATGGACAG GAAGAGGATCCAACCAGGGGAAGTGTGTCTTCTGGAGAAGCTGAGGTCTAATGAAATGCCCTGTTCCCGCTGTGAGATTCTTTTCTGCAGGAAATGCGAGACTCTACATTATGACCCCAACTATATTGAGCACTGCATCCTGGATCATTGGGAGGGTGATGAGCCTTCTGGGTGTGGACTGGGAGGAATGAGACCATGCCAAGTGGTGTCCAAGCTCTCACCCATAAAAG GTGTTCCAGATCAGGAAGAATATGAAGAAGAACAAACAAGTCCTTCCCAGGAGATGACTTTAGTTATAACCCCTCCTCTCGTGGGGGAGGAGGATATTCAATAA
- the C5H17orf50 gene encoding uncharacterized protein C17orf50 homolog isoform X1, with protein sequence MDKRCNGLKIPLWKKETGDLLDNEVEDGDNNEEEDSDKKDSDESENDSEKEGDYWESGQELQNGEGKDKGSVSYSPLRQEISASEVSSLRHSESGFWNWLSPLTFLSSLALPMDSRKRIQPGEVCLLEKLRSNEMPCSRCEILFCRKCETLHYDPNYIEHCILDHWEGDEPSGCGLGGMRPCQVVSKLSPIKGVPDQEEYEEEQTSPSQEMTLVITPPLVGEEDIQ encoded by the exons GTCTGAAGATCCCTCTGTGGAAGAAGGAGACTGGAGACCTCCTGGACAATGAGGTGGAAGATGGTGACAACAATGAGGAGGAGGATTCAGATAAGAAGGATTCTGATGAATCAGAGAACGATTCAGAGAAGGAGGGGGACTACTGGGAATCTGGGCAGGAGCTTCAGAATGGTGAAGGGAAAGACAAGGGCTCTGTGTCTTATAGCCCTCTCCGCCAAGAGATCAGTGCATCTGAGGTGTCATCTCTGAGGCACTCTGAGAGTGGATTCTGGAACTGGCTCAGTCCCCTCACCTTCCTCTCCAGCCTGGCTTTACCTATGGACAG TAGGAAGAGGATCCAACCAGGGGAAGTGTGTCTTCTGGAGAAGCTGAGGTCTAATGAAATGCCCTGTTCCCGCTGTGAGATTCTTTTCTGCAGGAAATGCGAGACTCTACATTATGACCCCAACTATATTGAGCACTGCATCCTGGATCATTGGGAGGGTGATGAGCCTTCTGGGTGTGGACTGGGAGGAATGAGACCATGCCAAGTGGTGTCCAAGCTCTCACCCATAAAAG GTGTTCCAGATCAGGAAGAATATGAAGAAGAACAAACAAGTCCTTCCCAGGAGATGACTTTAGTTATAACCCCTCCTCTCGTGGGGGAGGAGGATATTCAATAA